A part of Maridesulfovibrio hydrothermalis AM13 = DSM 14728 genomic DNA contains:
- a CDS encoding UDP-N-acetylmuramoyl-L-alanyl-D-glutamate--2,6-diaminopimelate ligase: MQNKATDKIKWDALLAKVGEGLMVRTDSREVCDGDVFVAISGPLLDGTDFIPKALENGASYIVCANEVDTKSAELIIHDSPHEALGELATAYFKTDQNKIKLIGITGTNGKTTVAYLIEQLLSCAGMKVGVLGTVSYRWPGYEQEAPLTTPGCWKIHELLAEMSKAKVDVAVMEVSSHALDQKRVAGLKFDAAVITNVTQDHLDYHGDMETYFKAKCMLFKHYPNALKRGIINFDDPYGRRLLECYSPSIGFGLKSAASSDENSLCGEMVSCTGHGMQLKMRFGDKEWQIESDLIGRFNGSNLLAAQAVGLHLGLAPEQMDAFAKFDGVPGRLERVRNKQGFNIFVDYAHTPDALDNVLRTLRDLNFKRIITVFGCGGDRDKVKRPIMAEAACRYSDVAVLTSDNPRTEDPLQIIEDVRPGLKGCAVIIEDVDRSAAIRKAVAEMNIEDVLLIAGKGHETYQIIGTEKRDFSDSEEVMKAIKEIYG; this comes from the coding sequence ATGCAGAATAAAGCAACTGATAAAATCAAATGGGACGCGCTTCTCGCTAAGGTTGGCGAGGGGCTTATGGTCCGTACAGATTCTCGCGAAGTTTGTGATGGTGATGTTTTTGTCGCCATTTCCGGCCCCTTGCTTGACGGCACTGACTTTATTCCCAAAGCCCTTGAGAATGGAGCTTCCTATATTGTCTGCGCAAACGAAGTTGATACAAAATCAGCAGAGCTGATTATTCACGACTCTCCCCATGAAGCTCTGGGGGAACTGGCTACCGCCTATTTCAAAACTGATCAAAACAAGATCAAACTGATAGGTATAACCGGAACTAACGGCAAGACAACAGTCGCCTATCTTATTGAACAACTTCTCTCCTGCGCAGGAATGAAGGTTGGCGTACTGGGCACGGTGAGCTACCGCTGGCCCGGATATGAACAGGAAGCTCCGCTGACCACCCCCGGATGCTGGAAGATTCATGAACTGCTAGCTGAGATGAGCAAAGCGAAAGTTGATGTGGCAGTGATGGAAGTATCTTCCCACGCCCTTGATCAGAAACGGGTGGCCGGACTTAAATTTGACGCCGCAGTTATCACCAATGTGACTCAGGATCACCTTGATTACCACGGTGACATGGAAACATATTTCAAAGCCAAGTGTATGCTTTTCAAGCACTACCCCAATGCTCTCAAGCGCGGGATCATTAATTTTGACGATCCATATGGCAGAAGACTTTTAGAATGCTACTCGCCCTCTATCGGGTTCGGCCTTAAATCAGCAGCATCCTCTGACGAAAATTCACTGTGCGGTGAAATGGTTTCCTGCACCGGACATGGAATGCAACTCAAAATGCGCTTCGGCGATAAAGAGTGGCAGATTGAGTCCGACCTTATCGGCAGATTTAACGGTTCCAACCTGTTGGCTGCGCAAGCTGTGGGCCTGCATCTGGGGCTTGCCCCTGAACAGATGGATGCTTTTGCTAAATTTGACGGAGTCCCCGGACGGCTGGAACGGGTTAGAAATAAACAGGGTTTTAATATTTTTGTGGATTATGCCCACACTCCCGATGCACTGGATAATGTTCTGCGTACATTACGGGATTTAAATTTCAAGCGCATCATCACCGTATTCGGATGCGGCGGCGACCGTGACAAGGTCAAACGCCCCATTATGGCTGAAGCGGCATGCAGATACTCGGATGTGGCGGTACTTACCTCCGATAACCCGCGCACCGAAGACCCGCTTCAGATTATCGAGGATGTCCGCCCCGGCCTCAAGGGCTGCGCTGTGATCATTGAAGATGTCGACCGGTCCGCAGCCATCAGAAAGGCTGTAGCTGAAATGAATATTGAGGATGTTTTACTCATCGCCGGTAAAGGGCATGAGACTTATCAGATTATCGGAACAGAAAAACGTGACTTCAGCGACAGCGAAGAGGTCATGAAAGCCATAAAGGAGATTTACGGTTGA